The genomic stretch ATATTTAGTTATACATTAGTTATATTTTACTAACTTTAGTCTTTTTCAATGGCTTATACGATCGCATCAAATATCTGTGAAGGAATCGCTGATTGCGTACCTGCCTGTCCTGTAGCATGCATTGAGCAAGGATCTGGCGCAAATAGCAAAGGTACAATTTGGTTTAAGATTGATGCCACAGTTTGTATTGATTGCGGCGTTTGTCTAGAGGTATGTCCTATTCAAGGAGCGATTGTGCCAGAAGAGCGTCCAGAGTTAGTGATCTAACCCAAAAGTCATTTTATGTCGTTTCTTTTTCCCGATCTCGAATGCGCATGATAGGATAAGGCTCAGGACTGGTAGGCAAGCAATCAAAAATAAACACTAAATAAACAAATATATTTGAAATATTTTGAAATATGTTTAAGTATATTTTTAGTTTCTGGTGTTTTACCTACGGTACGCAAGCTCCGAAGAGATACACTCAATTGCTACTTGCTGCATACTTTGCAGGTGGTACTAGAGTATATAACAGCTAAGACATCGCTACTGTGATGATTTTAACTGTGATCGGTTACAGATAAAAGCACTCGAAGAGTGGGCGATCGTCCCACTTTTTTGTTTTTAGACTAGTTTTTAGTATTCCTCAAGATGTGATGCCACTGCTTCACGCTAAGACACTATCTAGTCTGTGAAATTAGCTTTTAAAAGCTTGACTCAAGACCTCGCGCCTTATACACGCGAAGCAACGCCCACGTTATACGCTCACATTGTAAATTTTATGAGTCATCCTCTAATTCCGCAAATTTTTCAAATTGCTGAAGAAGTTGCCTCGCCCCTTGGGTTAGAGGTTGTTGATGTCGTGCTGCATACCAATAAAAACCCTGTAGTTTTGCGGGTCGATATTCGTAATCCTGAACAAAATACGGGACTAGATGACTGTGAAAGAATGAGCCGTGCGCTAGAGCCAACACTTGATGCGATTGATATAATTCCCCATGCCTATGTGTTGGAAATTTCTAGCCCCGGTGCAGAACGTCAGTTACAGGACGATCGCGAGTTTATTGCTTTCAAAGGTTTTATGGTGACAGTTAGCACAGCAGTTCCTCATGAAGGCAAACAAAGTTGGACTGGGCATTTGGTATTCCGAGACGAGACCCATGTAGCCATCAGTCTTAAAGGTCGAATTGTCAAGATTCCTCGTGAACTAATCGATCGCGTTGAGCTATCCAAAATAGAATAAAAATAGAATAAAAATTAAATAAATAAAAAGCGAGAAAATTTATGTCATTGTTGAATTTGCCTGGTTTGGGACAAATGGTAGAAGTGATTAGCAAAGAGCGTAATCTTCCCAAACATGCTGTCCAAAATGCTTTACGTGAAGCTTTACTCAAGGGATATGAGCGGTTTCGCAAGACCTATCGATCCGATGGAATTACCTTTGAAGAGGAATATTTTAATAATTTTGATGTGGAGCTTGACCTTGAGGGTGAAGGATTTCGCGTTTTAGCGACAAAAATGATTGTCGATGAAGTCAGCGATGCCGACCATGAGATTGGATTGTCAGAGGTGCGGGAAGTTGCTCCTGAAGCTCAAGCTGGTGGTACTGTCGTTGTCGATGTCACCCCTGAGCAAGGTGACTTTGGGCGGATGGCAGCAATCCAAACGAAACAAGTATTGGCACAAAAGCTAAGGGATCAACAGCGCAAGATTATCCAAGAAGAGTTCCAAGATGTTGAAGGGACAGTATTACAAGGTCGTGTACTCCGTTTCGAGAACACTTCTGTAATCGTTGCTGTTAGTAGCGGATTTGGACAACCTGAAGTTGAAGCCGAACTTCCCAAGCGTGAACAGCTTGCTGGGGAGAGACCCTATCGCCCCAATATGACCCTCAAGGTTTATTTAAAAAAGGTATTTGAAGGCTCACGGCGTGGTCCTCAGTTATTAGTCTCACGGGCAGATGCAGGGCTAGTTGTCTATCTGTTTGCCAATGAAGTCCCTGAAATTGAGGAAGAAATTGTACGGATTGTAGCTGTGGCTAGAGAAGCAAATCCTCCATCACCTGCGGTCGGGCCCCGTACTAAAATTGCGGTAGATACCCTTGAGCGTGATGTTGATCCTGTGGGGGCTTGCATTGGTGCAAGAGGGGCGCGGATTCAGGCAGTAGTAGCTGAGTTACGTGGTGAAAAAATTGATGTAATCCGCTGGTCTCCCGATCCTTCAACCTATATTGCTAACTCCCTCAGTCCTGCCAGAATTCAGGAAGTGCGCTTAATTAACGCCAATGAGAGAATTGCCCATGTGCTTGTACCTGAAGATCAGTTAAGTTTAGCGATCGGGAAAGAAGGTCAAAATGTCCGTTTGGCAGCTCGTTTAACTGGCTGGAAAATTGATATCAAAAACTTGGCAAAGTACGATTATGAAGAAGAGGATCGCAAGATTCAGGAAAGTAGCGCAAGGATTGTCGAACCTTATGATCAATCTGAGCAGGATGATGAGAATGACTATGCAGACGATCCAGAATAATAAGGAGTAAATTCGCTTGGCTCTGAAGCTGCACCGCCGTTGTGTTAGTTGCCAATGTGTCGCACTGCGAGATAGTTTTTGGCGCGTAGTACGTGTACCGATCGCTCAGGAGTATCAAATTCTGGGCGATCGCGATTCTAAGCAATTTCAAATCCAACTTGATGATGGGATGGGACGATCAGCTTATTTGTGCAAAAAACTCGATTGTTTGCAAATAGCCCAGAAGAAAAATCGCTTGGGGCGATCGCTCCGTACCCATA from Pseudanabaena sp. Chao 1811 encodes the following:
- a CDS encoding indolepyruvate ferredoxin oxidoreductase subunit alpha; translation: MAYTIASNICEGIADCVPACPVACIEQGSGANSKGTIWFKIDATVCIDCGVCLEVCPIQGAIVPEERPELVI
- the nusA gene encoding transcription termination factor NusA, coding for MSLLNLPGLGQMVEVISKERNLPKHAVQNALREALLKGYERFRKTYRSDGITFEEEYFNNFDVELDLEGEGFRVLATKMIVDEVSDADHEIGLSEVREVAPEAQAGGTVVVDVTPEQGDFGRMAAIQTKQVLAQKLRDQQRKIIQEEFQDVEGTVLQGRVLRFENTSVIVAVSSGFGQPEVEAELPKREQLAGERPYRPNMTLKVYLKKVFEGSRRGPQLLVSRADAGLVVYLFANEVPEIEEEIVRIVAVAREANPPSPAVGPRTKIAVDTLERDVDPVGACIGARGARIQAVVAELRGEKIDVIRWSPDPSTYIANSLSPARIQEVRLINANERIAHVLVPEDQLSLAIGKEGQNVRLAARLTGWKIDIKNLAKYDYEEEDRKIQESSARIVEPYDQSEQDDENDYADDPE
- the rimP gene encoding ribosome maturation factor RimP, with amino-acid sequence MSHPLIPQIFQIAEEVASPLGLEVVDVVLHTNKNPVVLRVDIRNPEQNTGLDDCERMSRALEPTLDAIDIIPHAYVLEISSPGAERQLQDDREFIAFKGFMVTVSTAVPHEGKQSWTGHLVFRDETHVAISLKGRIVKIPRELIDRVELSKIE
- a CDS encoding YlxR family protein, with amino-acid sequence MALKLHRRCVSCQCVALRDSFWRVVRVPIAQEYQILGDRDSKQFQIQLDDGMGRSAYLCKKLDCLQIAQKKNRLGRSLRTHIPPEIFDILKARLS